TCTCGCTGTTAGCGAGATAGAAGATATGCTCGATAATCAGAATATGCCCAAAGAGTTTAAACCTGAACTTTATGCTCATTATTCTGATGCCTTATTGCAGCAGAAAAAGTATCCCGGATCTATTAAGCAGATGAAAATGGCTGTTGAACTGGAGAAGGACGTGAGGGTTAAAACCAGATATGCATATATACTAGGACAGATATACAGACTCGATGGCAGAAAGTCGCAGTCTACTGATGCATTTGAAGATGTTATTGAATTCGGGTCGCCTTATAAATATGTATTACATGCAAAATTAGACAAAGCCGAAAATTTTGATATAGATCAGAATGACCTTAAATTATATGTAGAGGCTCTAGAAGATATGCTTGATGAGAAGAAAAATCAGAACGATCTGGAAAAAATTTACTATCAGATTGGAAGTATATATTTTAAAGATCAATATTATGAAGAGGCCGAAGAAAACCTTAAGAAATCTATTGCAGAGGCTAAAGGTAAAAAATATGAAAAAGGAGTTGCTTTTGAACAGTTAGGTAATGTATACTTTGATCAGGCAAAATATAAGTATGCAGCATCATATTACGACAGTACGCTTGCCGTAATGTCTAAATCATACATAAATTATAAAGATGTTTCGCGAAAACGAAAACAACTCAATAATGTTATAAAGTTCATTACCATAGCAGAGGAAAATGATAGTATATTGAAATTATCTGCTATGAGCGATCAGGAAAGAATTGATTTTTTTGAAAATCATATTGTCTGGTTGAAGGAGGAAGAGGCCAGAAAAATTGCTGAGGCTGAAGAAGCGGCTAAGTTAGCACTGGAAAATGCTTCGAGTACTACAAGTAGCTATTCCGGTGGAAGTAGAAGTTCTTTTTACATGTACAATCCGGTAACTCTCGAATATGGTAAATCGGAGTTTAATAAAAGATGGGGAGACAGACCTTTGCAGGATCAATGGAGGATTTTGTCTAAGCCGGTAAATACTTTAGTTTCAAAAATTGAGGGAGAAGAAGGTGAGCAAGAAACGGATGAAGAAATTCCAGTAGAAGAAGGGGAGGAGAAGGAGTTTGTAAATCCATTGTATACCGTTGAGTATTATACAAAGCAGATTCCAACCAGTCAGGATACTCTTGATGTTATGAAGGCAGATAGAGATTTTGCATACTATGCTTTAGGTTTAATATATAATGAACAATTTGGGAAGTATGAATTATCCGCTACTACATTAGAAACTCTGTTGGGTTATAAGCCGGATAAGGATCTTAAACTTCCGGTTTATTATTATTTATATAAGAACTATCACAGGCTTGGTTATGTAAATAAAGAAAAGGAATATAAGGATATAATATTGAACAGTTATCCCGATAGCAGGTATGCCGAAATGATATTGAATCCCAATGAGGTTAATACTGAATCCGAAAAAGAAAGGGTAGATCTTTTATATGAGGATGTATTAAAAAATCTAGATAAAAGAGATTTTAGAGCGGTTATTGTCAGTTCAGATGAGTTGATAAGTAATTTTCCTGCAAATGAGCTGATTCCTAAAGTTGAGTTGATAAAGGCAGTTGCCATAGGAAAACTTGGTAAGTCTCGTGAGTTTGAGGAGGCTTTGGAATACGTCATGTATAATTTTCCTAATGATGAAGTGTCGGAAAGAGCAAAAAAATATCTGGGCGAATTAAATAAAGAGAATAAATATCAGTTTGATTTAGGTAAAAAAGATTCTCCCCGAATTGTGATTTTGGCAGATAAAGAAGTTGATTTTTCGGAACTGGAAAATTCAATAGCTAAAATTGTTTGGCAAAAAAGGTTGAAGACTGAGAGAAGTAATTTTTCATACGAAAAGGACGTATTTGTAATATATAACTTTCAAAGCTGGGAAGTAGCGGAAGACTTTAAGAGGGAGTTTTTACCGAATAGCTTAATTAATAGTAAATTAAGTACTAAAAATATTAAAGCTTTTATTATTTCTAAATATAATTTTAATATTTTGCAACGCAAAAAGAACGAAGATGTATACTTTAAGAGTATAGAAAATAAATAATTATTATGTTTTCAAAAGAAAAAAACGTGAAGAAAGAGCAAAGCACAACACAGGTAGGAAGTCAACGAAATGTACTGGCTGCAGGGACAACAATTGTTGGAGATGTTAAGTCTGATGGAGATTTCAGAATAGATGGAACTATTGATGGAACGATCGAAACAAAGGGTCGTGTGTTAATAGGACAATCCGGCGTTGTAAAAGGAACTATAATTTGTACTAATGCTGAACTTGAAGGCTCGGTTGCCGGAAAGATGCAGGTTAGTGAGTTAATGTCATTAAAATCTACAGCAAAAGTTACCGGAGATGTGGTAGTAGGAAAACTGGCGATAGAGCCCGGGGCAACTTTCGATGCTACCTGTACCATGAGAGGTAGTGTAAAAAACATAAATGGAGAAGAAAAATCAAAAAAGGAGAAAGTATCTTAAAACCTATGCCAGACTCAGCGGATTAGTGTTTCAGATGGCTGCTGTTATTGGCTTTAGCGCTTTTGGAGGAGTGTGGTTGGATGAGAAATACAACACAGACAAGCTCTTCACAGTAATATTTTCTCTGATCGGAGTCTTTGCTGCTCTTTATATTGCTTATAAAGAGGTGAAGAGTTTGAGTGATTAGAGCAATGATACAATTTGTATTCACAGTGACCTGCGAAGTAGTTAAAGCTTCGTAGGTTTTTTTATTATGAATAATTAGCTACTTTTAAATTTTTCAAGAATATAATTCTAAACAAATGTCTCAACTGTATAAATATATACTGATCATACTACTACCTGTAATTATTGGTGCATACCTGATTCACAATTATATTTTTTCGAATTACTTTTCAGGGCAGGAAATTAATTATTCAATTGAGGTAATTTATGTTATTGTATCCATTATTACCCTTATTAATATCACAGGAATTCATTTTGTGAACAAATTATGGAAAGATAAAACCGGATTTGCTTTCATGATTTTTGGCGTGATAAAGATGTTTTTAATCATATTTTTAATTGTTAAAATACGGCTTAATAATGAAGTAAATATCATTTTTGATGGTGTAAATATAGTTATAGCCTATTTTGTCTCTCTAATTGTTGAATCTTATATAAGTGTTAAAGTGTTGAAAAGTAACGATTAGCAGGGTGTTTTTAAGATTTTATTAATTCCAAATATTTCATTAGTAAAGAATCCGAAAAATCTTTTTTTATATAATTATTTATTTACATTTGCAAGCAACGTAAAAAGCCAAATTCTTATATAGAATTCAGAAATGATGATTGCAAGAACCATAATTAACCGAACACTTTTATTAGTTGGATTATTACTGTCAACAGTTTCATTTTCTTACGCAGATGAAACCGAACAAGGAAATGATCCTGAGTCTCACGAGAATGCTTCAGAAAGTAAAGAATTTGATGCGACAAGTGTAATACTTCATCATATTTCAGATTCACATGAATATCACTTATGGGATTACACCGATGATTCAGGAGAAATTCACAAAGTATCTGTACCATTACCTGTAATACTATATGTTAAGGATAAAGGATTTTCTGCCTTTATGTCGAGTGAATTTCATCATGATGACCATGGTGAAGTTGCGGTAGAACGTAATGGAGTTTCATTTTTAAAAGCACACGATCACATATATATAGCAAATGCAGATGGTAAATTGTCTGTGGAGGAGATAGATGGTGAAGAAGTTATTACAAATACTAAACCGTTAGATTTGTCGATAACCAAAAATGTTTTTGCAATACTATTATCATTTACAATTATCTTCGTTGTTTTTGTAAGTGTAGCCAGAAGTTATACATCCAATAAGAAAGCTCCAACAGGATTGGCAGCCTTTATAGAACCACTTGTTCTTTTTATCAGAGATGATATAGCAATTCCTAATATCGGTAAAGATAAGTATGAGAAATTTATGCCTTATTTGCTTACTGTGTTTTTCTTCATACTATTGAACAACTTAATGGGCCTTATTCCGATATTCCCTTTTGGGGCAAATATGACAGGAAATATTGCTGTAACATTTACATTAGCTGCGATTACTCTGATTATTACCTTGATAAATGGAAATAAAAATTACTGGAAACATATATTTGCTACACCGGGAGTACCAAAACTGTTGTTGCCAATTATGATTCCTGTTGAAATAATGGGGGTATTGTCTAAGCCATTTGCCTTAATGATTCGTTTGTTTGCAAACATATCTGCAGGACATATTATTGTGCTTAGTTTAGTATCTCTGATATTTATATTCAAAACCGTTGCAATTGCACCTGTTTCGATAGGTTTTGTACTGTTTATGGATGTACTTGAAATATTGGTAGCTTTCTTACAGGCCTATGTATTTACTTTACTGTCGGCATTGTTTTTTGGATTAGCTACCGATGAAGCACATTAGTAAATAGCGTAGTCGAGAGATTTGTTGATATATTTAATAGATTCCTCCATACGCTACCGTTTAGTCGGAATGACGATTAATAAAATAGAATTTTTTGTTTAACTCAAATATATATTAAATTATGGGAACAGTTGCTGGAATTGGAGCTGGATTAGCTGCTATTGGTGCCGGAATCGGTATTGGTAAAATTGGTGGATCTGCAATGGATGCTATTGCACGTCAGCCGGAAGCTACTTCAAAGATTCAAACTGCCATGATTATTGCAGCTGCACTTATTGAGGGTGTTGCACTTTTTGCAGTGGTTGTTGCATTAATCGCAAAGTAAGAGTTTGTATCATAAGAGATGATACACAAAAAGTAAAACAACCTGTTTAGGGATTGCCTGCAGGTTGTTTGAAAACGAAAATAATTAGACCAACTATAATTGTTTAAGCGTTAATTGGATAGTTGTTGTGTACAACAATTAAGTCATCTACGTTTAAATATAAAGAACCAAAAAATATGGATTTAATTACGCCGGCACTGGGCTTAATTGTTTGGACACTTATTCCGTTCATCATCTTGATGTTTCTTCTTAAGAAGTTTGCCTGGAAGCCAATTCTTTCGGCGGTAAAGGATCGAGAAGAATCTATCAATGATGCGTTAGAGGCAGCTGATAAGGCTAAAGAAGAAATGGCTAAGTTACAGTCTGATAACGAGAAGATACTTAAAGAAGCCAGGCTAGAAAGAGATCTTATCATGAAAGAAGCGCGTCAAATGAAAGACAGAATGATAAGTGATGCTAAATCGGAAGCTTCAAAAGAAGCCGAAAAGATGATTGAGTTGGCAAAAACGTCTATCGAGCGTGAGACTATGCAAGCAATGACGGAACTTAAAAATCAAATTGCTGATTTATCTGTAGAAATTGCAGAAAAAGTTCTTCGTAGCGAACTTTCAGATAAGGATAAACAAATGTCTTTAGTAGAAAAGCTGGTTCAGGAAGCGGAAGATAATGTAGGAAACAACTAATATTATCTTGTTATGAGCGGAACTAAAGTTGCATATAGATATGCAAAATCACTACTCGAAGTAGCTCAGGAAAAGTCTATTCTTGAAAATGTTTACAACGATATGATGCTCGTTAGTAAAACACTTTCTGAGAATCCAGATTTAGCTGAGTATGTTTCAAGTCCTGTTGTTAAAACAGCGGATAAGATAGCGGTGGGTAAAAAGTTGTTTGAAGATAAAATTGAGGAACTTTCAATGAATTTCCTTGTACTTATCGGAGAAAACGGACGTGAAGATGTTTATCAAAAAATAGTAAAACGTTTTATTCATCTATATGATGAGATAAGAGGAGTTGAGGTTGCTAAAGTTATCTCGGCAGTAGAATTAGACAAAAAAATACTAACTCGAATTCAAACTCATGTTGCCAAATTAACAGGTAAGACTATTGATCTTGAAATAGAGATAGATGAAGATATTATCGGAGGTTATATCCTGAAGATAGGAGATTACCAATACGATGCTAGTGTAAAAAGTAATGTACTTAAACTGCACAGAGAGTTTAAAGACAATTTGTATATCCCAAAACTATAACGAACCTATAGGACATAATAAATACAGTTATGGCAGAAGTAAAACCTGCTGAGGTTTCAGCGATATTGAAAGAACAGCTTTCCAAACACAGTGTAGAAGGCGAATTAAATGAAACAGGTACTATCCTAGAGGTAGGTGATGGGATTGCCCGCGCTTACGGTCTGGCAAATGCCGAATATGGAGAACTTGTAGAGTTCGAAAGCGGCATGGAAGGTATGGTACTAAACCTTGAGGAAGATAACGTAGGTATCGTATTGTTCGGTACTTCTTCTGAAATTAAAGAGGGTGATACTGTAAAACGAACTAAACGTATCTCTTCGCTTCAAGTAGGTGAAGAAATGTTAGGGCGTGTTGTGGATACTCTTGGTGACCCAATTGACGGTAAAGGACCTATTGGAGGCGAGTTATTTGAGATGCCACTTGAGCGTAGAGCACCGGGAGTTATCTATCGTCAACCGGTAAGTGAACCTCTTCAAACAGGTGTAAAAGCAATTGATTCGATGATTCCTATCGGACGTGGACAGCGTGAGCTAATCATCGGTGACCGTCAGACTGGTAAATCAACAGTTGCCTTAGATACGATTATAAACCAAAAAGAGTTTTACGATAAAGGAGAACCGGTATTTTGTATCTATGTAGCTATAGGACAAAAAGGTTCAACAGTTGCAAATATTGCACGTGAACTTGAAGAAAAGGGAGCATTAGCTTATACAGTTATTGTTGCAGCAAATGCATCGGATCCTGCAGCTATGCAGTACTATGCTCCGTTTGCTGGAGCAGCAATTGGAGAGTATTTCCGTGATACAGGTAGACCTGCATTGATTGTTTTTGATGATTTGTCGAAACAGGCTGTGGCATACCGTGAAGTATCACTATTACTACGTCGTCCACCGGGACGTGAGGCTTATCCCGGAGATGTATTCTATCTTCACTCTCGTTTATTAGAGCGTGCTGCAAAAATCAACGATAATGATGATATTGCTGCACAAATGAATGATCTTCCTGAATCTTTAAAAGGTAAAGTAAAAGGAGGCGGTTCATTAACAGCTCTTCCAATTATTGAAACGCAGGCCGGTGATGTATCAGCATATATTCCAACGAACGTGATTTCTATTACTGACGGACAAATTTTCTTAGAGTCTGATTTGTTCAACTCCGGAATTCGTCCGGCCATTAACGTTGGTATATCTGTATCGCGTGTAGGTGGTTCTGCTCAGATTAAATCAATGAAAAAGGTTGCAGGTACCTTGCGTACTGACCAGGCTCAGTTCCGCGAATTAGAGGCCTTTGCTAAATTTGGTTCAGACCTTGATGCAGCTACACTTAATGTAATTGAGAAAGGAAGAAGAAACGTTGAGATTCTTAAACAGGCACAAGCATCACCATTTAAGGTTGAAGATCAGGTAGCTATTATCTATGCCGGTTCAAAAGGACTGCTGATGGATGTTCCGGTAAATAAGATGAAGGAATTTGAA
This is a stretch of genomic DNA from Bacteroidota bacterium. It encodes these proteins:
- the atpE gene encoding ATP synthase F0 subunit C translates to MGTVAGIGAGLAAIGAGIGIGKIGGSAMDAIARQPEATSKIQTAMIIAAALIEGVALFAVVVALIAK
- the atpA gene encoding F0F1 ATP synthase subunit alpha — encoded protein: MAEVKPAEVSAILKEQLSKHSVEGELNETGTILEVGDGIARAYGLANAEYGELVEFESGMEGMVLNLEEDNVGIVLFGTSSEIKEGDTVKRTKRISSLQVGEEMLGRVVDTLGDPIDGKGPIGGELFEMPLERRAPGVIYRQPVSEPLQTGVKAIDSMIPIGRGQRELIIGDRQTGKSTVALDTIINQKEFYDKGEPVFCIYVAIGQKGSTVANIARELEEKGALAYTVIVAANASDPAAMQYYAPFAGAAIGEYFRDTGRPALIVFDDLSKQAVAYREVSLLLRRPPGREAYPGDVFYLHSRLLERAAKINDNDDIAAQMNDLPESLKGKVKGGGSLTALPIIETQAGDVSAYIPTNVISITDGQIFLESDLFNSGIRPAINVGISVSRVGGSAQIKSMKKVAGTLRTDQAQFRELEAFAKFGSDLDAATLNVIEKGRRNVEILKQAQASPFKVEDQVAIIYAGSKGLLMDVPVNKMKEFEVEYLEYLNNKHTDTLALLQQGKLTAEVEEVLKKTVKDLSAKYKA
- a CDS encoding F0F1 ATP synthase subunit B, whose protein sequence is MDLITPALGLIVWTLIPFIILMFLLKKFAWKPILSAVKDREESINDALEAADKAKEEMAKLQSDNEKILKEARLERDLIMKEARQMKDRMISDAKSEASKEAEKMIELAKTSIERETMQAMTELKNQIADLSVEIAEKVLRSELSDKDKQMSLVEKLVQEAEDNVGNN
- the atpH gene encoding ATP synthase F1 subunit delta, with translation MSGTKVAYRYAKSLLEVAQEKSILENVYNDMMLVSKTLSENPDLAEYVSSPVVKTADKIAVGKKLFEDKIEELSMNFLVLIGENGREDVYQKIVKRFIHLYDEIRGVEVAKVISAVELDKKILTRIQTHVAKLTGKTIDLEIEIDEDIIGGYILKIGDYQYDASVKSNVLKLHREFKDNLYIPKL
- a CDS encoding polymer-forming cytoskeletal protein; amino-acid sequence: MFSKEKNVKKEQSTTQVGSQRNVLAAGTTIVGDVKSDGDFRIDGTIDGTIETKGRVLIGQSGVVKGTIICTNAELEGSVAGKMQVSELMSLKSTAKVTGDVVVGKLAIEPGATFDATCTMRGSVKNINGEEKSKKEKVS
- a CDS encoding tetratricopeptide repeat protein, whose product is MIQKRKQDSLYKRDNYFNKIFLVLGVLIIVSSCSTHKDKLINRGYHNTTTVYNVLYNGNVSLEKAEEIIVDNFEDDFRTILPVSPFEVGMKAMRAKSHLENADEKAAKAIQKHSMNIGGSEKNKYMDASYLLLGKARYYQSKFLPALEAFNYIKLNFRGGEAYYESLLWSAKTQIELGNFALAVSEIEDMLDNQNMPKEFKPELYAHYSDALLQQKKYPGSIKQMKMAVELEKDVRVKTRYAYILGQIYRLDGRKSQSTDAFEDVIEFGSPYKYVLHAKLDKAENFDIDQNDLKLYVEALEDMLDEKKNQNDLEKIYYQIGSIYFKDQYYEEAEENLKKSIAEAKGKKYEKGVAFEQLGNVYFDQAKYKYAASYYDSTLAVMSKSYINYKDVSRKRKQLNNVIKFITIAEENDSILKLSAMSDQERIDFFENHIVWLKEEEARKIAEAEEAAKLALENASSTTSSYSGGSRSSFYMYNPVTLEYGKSEFNKRWGDRPLQDQWRILSKPVNTLVSKIEGEEGEQETDEEIPVEEGEEKEFVNPLYTVEYYTKQIPTSQDTLDVMKADRDFAYYALGLIYNEQFGKYELSATTLETLLGYKPDKDLKLPVYYYLYKNYHRLGYVNKEKEYKDIILNSYPDSRYAEMILNPNEVNTESEKERVDLLYEDVLKNLDKRDFRAVIVSSDELISNFPANELIPKVELIKAVAIGKLGKSREFEEALEYVMYNFPNDEVSERAKKYLGELNKENKYQFDLGKKDSPRIVILADKEVDFSELENSIAKIVWQKRLKTERSNFSYEKDVFVIYNFQSWEVAEDFKREFLPNSLINSKLSTKNIKAFIISKYNFNILQRKKNEDVYFKSIENK
- the atpB gene encoding F0F1 ATP synthase subunit A, translating into MIARTIINRTLLLVGLLLSTVSFSYADETEQGNDPESHENASESKEFDATSVILHHISDSHEYHLWDYTDDSGEIHKVSVPLPVILYVKDKGFSAFMSSEFHHDDHGEVAVERNGVSFLKAHDHIYIANADGKLSVEEIDGEEVITNTKPLDLSITKNVFAILLSFTIIFVVFVSVARSYTSNKKAPTGLAAFIEPLVLFIRDDIAIPNIGKDKYEKFMPYLLTVFFFILLNNLMGLIPIFPFGANMTGNIAVTFTLAAITLIITLINGNKNYWKHIFATPGVPKLLLPIMIPVEIMGVLSKPFALMIRLFANISAGHIIVLSLVSLIFIFKTVAIAPVSIGFVLFMDVLEILVAFLQAYVFTLLSALFFGLATDEAH
- a CDS encoding AtpZ/AtpI family protein — its product is MEKKNQKRRKYLKTYARLSGLVFQMAAVIGFSAFGGVWLDEKYNTDKLFTVIFSLIGVFAALYIAYKEVKSLSD